A genomic window from Silene latifolia isolate original U9 population chromosome 11, ASM4854445v1, whole genome shotgun sequence includes:
- the LOC141612981 gene encoding F-box protein CPR1-like, whose product MVACCESYLLIGVGYTDHEGLILFNPTTRFYRLLPKVYVANGADYVHFGLCHCLDDEFNDDFKIVRLVQYNKPHTLREVIVYSLSTNSWKSIEFIQTTNQLIADPVLIQNHLLVMIFYDGSRYDRLKRIGCFDMKAERWSNDVLLPDILLNKKCKGVLYHLGALEGQLRFSCYHVKKSTYSIWVMKDYGVKESWVKLMSVSGEGPNDVYHPIVYREGSSHELLCIPNYSGKYYWYNLRDKQFIETGFDGEGLYRTKYSCAYVTAV is encoded by the exons ATGGTGGCATGTTGTGAATCTTATCTCTTGATTGGGGTCGGATATACCGACCATGAAGGTCTCATCTTGTTCAACCCAACTACACGTTTTTACCGTTTACTCCCTAAAGTTTACGTTGCCAATGGCGCTGACTATGTACATTTTGGCTTGTGTCATTGTTTAGATGATGAATTCAATGACGATTTCAAAATTGTCAGATTGGTTCAATACAATAAACCTCATACGTTAAGGGAAGTCATCGTCTATAGCTTGAGTACTAATTCGTGGAAATCTATCGAGTTTATACAGACCACGAATCAACTGATTGCTGATCCCGTCCTTATACAAAACCATTTACTTGTTATGATTTTTTACGATGGTTCTCGTTATGATCGCTTGAAGAGAATTGGTTGTTTTGATATGAAGGCTGAACGATGGTCTAATGACGTGCTCTTGCCTGATATTCTTTTGAATAAAAAATGTAAAGGTGTTCTCTATCACCTAGGTGCTCTTGAAGGGCAGCTGCGTTTTTCATGTTACCATGTGAAGAAGTCGACTTATAGTATATGGGTTATGAAGGATTATGGCGTTAAAGAGTCTTGGGTTAAATTAATGAGCGTTTCTGGGGAAGGTCCCAATGATGTTTACCACCCTATTGTGTACCGCGAAGGATCATCTCATGAACTGTTGTGTATACCAAATTATAGTGGCAAATATTATTGGTATAACCTTAGAGATAAACAATTCATTGAGACGGGATTTGACGGTGAAGGCCTTTATAGAACCAAATACTCTTGTGCTTAT GTCACTGCAGTGTAG